A single region of the Metarhizium brunneum chromosome 6, complete sequence genome encodes:
- the SCH9 gene encoding Serine/threonine-protein kinase SCH9: protein MPVVDPSSNRTAAADEDGADHIGSDTPRSGVATPQPDLHDKRLPGIMSYFSQVRQDPPATDTSTCASCVPVPLVPVGSDAGSTSSSSSSSLDQQPDRPAQRHSPTSSEKQQPSLCQNSLCCARSVSDCHLPMPLEKLGLASSHVLPSSMASHPYPTPPSSQPSYSESSSCKGANFEDGEAAKTASHGRTSIHDIRQRISSPAPAPAVSTQQDGVGAGSELVSPPATSQTPPSSSSSSSSPSKTIPKLPQTSAPSKWFSLEGLKELTRGVIFKSGPPTPTRALSAAHSSQSDGRDTPSRTSNDGAETASGTQTPRTAGVQPPAQKGKLTIKIVEARGLRKCRDPYVVAVFQRSELISGGPRTIEEEETLSATPSGLGGIPIQRQGSDSGRPPMAIPMRSRQSSNTSIHDYNTFRNRTMRAPSSNPKWDAEAVFDVVDTDMLVDISVYDHTATGEEFLGHVDFQAGKDGEGPVRGWFTLRGHADTIAENAPTGEIYVEAFYQSSEKKHFGPSDFEILKLIGKGTFGQVYQVRKRDTQRIYAMKVLQKKVIVQKKEVAHTVGERNILVRTATTDSPFIVGLKFSFQTPSELYLVTDYMSGGELFWHLQKEGRFDERRAKFYIAELILAIQHLHNNDIVYRDLKPENILLDANGHIALCDFGLSKANLTKNDTTNTFCGTTEYLAPEVLLDESGYTKMVDFWSLGVLVFEMCCGWSPFYAEDTQQMYKNIAFGKVRFPRDTLSQEGRNFVKGLLNRNPKHRLGATDDAEELKRHPFFADIDWDILAKKLITPPFKPKLKSETDVSYFDPEFTTALEQNGSLNERAAALARGYAASTPLSPSVQANFQGFTFVDESALDDHMRDRFRNDDEDMDDAQAHHDEDDWDNLDDIDLRKANRMSGIVKTSTADEHMVGGAHFDV from the exons ATGCCCGTTGTTGACCCATCATCCAACAGGACCGCCGCTGCCGACGAAGATGGAGCGGATCACATCGGCTCTGACACACCACGGTCTGGCGTAGCGACCCCCCAACCTGACCTCCACGACAAACGTCTGCCGGGAATCATGAGCTACTTCAGCCAGGTTCGTCAAGACCCTCCTGCAACCGACACTTCTACTTGTGCTTCCTGCGTTCCTGTTCCTTTGGTGCCTGTCGGCTCCGACGCCGGCTCcacatcctcgtcctcgtcctcgtccttggaTCAACAGCCAGATCGGCCAGCCCAGAGGCACTCTCCTACCTCTTCGGAGAAGCAGCAGCCGAGTCTTTGCCAGAATTCGTTGTGCTGCGCCCGAAGCGTGTCAGATTGCCATCTTCCAATGCCTTTGGAAAAGCTTGGTCTTGCTTCGAGCCACGTCTTACCATCAAGCATGGCTTCGCATCCATACCCTACTCCTCCTTCCTCACAGCCGTCATACTCCGAAAGCTCTTCATGTAAAGGCGCAAACTTCGAAGACGGAGAGGCTGCCAAGACGGCCTCCCATGGAAGAACGTCAATACATGATATCCGCCAACGGATTAGCTCtcctgcacctgcacctgcagTCTCAACCCAGCAAGACGGTGTGGGCGCGGGCTCGGAGCTTGTATCACCCCCTGCCACGTCACAAACACccccctcgtcgtcatcttcgtcatcctcaccGTCCAAAACCATCCCCAAACTCCCCCAAACCTCTGCCCCAAGCAAGTGGTTCTCGCTCGAAGGACTCAAAGAGCTAACGCGTGGTGTCATCTTCAAGAGTGGTCCGCCGACTCCCACAAGAGCCTTATCTGCTGCCCACTCTTCTCAATCAGACGGCAGAGACACCCCAAGCCGAACTAGCAATGATGGAGCGGAAACGGCCAGCGGAACACAGACCCCACGAACCGCCGGCGTTCAACCTCCCGCTCAAAAAGGCAAGCTGACTATCAAAATCGTCGAGGCGCGTGGATTGCGAAAGTGCCGCGATCCCTATGTTGTCGCAGTATTCCAACGAAGTGAACTCATTTCGGGTGGTCCACGGACCATCGAAGAGGAGGAGACTTTAAGTGCTACCCCGTCCGGGCTCGGTGGCATTCCTATACAACGCCAGGGCAGCGACTCGGGTCGCCCGCCAATGGCCATCCCCATGAGGAGTCGTCAGAGCAGCAATACGAGTATTCACGACTACAACACCTTTCGCAATCGAACTATGCGTGCGCCATCGAGCAATCCTAAATGGGACGCCGAAGCAGTCTT CGATGTTGTGGACACCGACATGTTGGTCGACATTTCGGTTTACGATCACACTGCTACCGGAGAGGAatttcttggccatgttgattTCCAAGCTGggaaagacggcgagggtCCCGTGAGAGGATGGTTCACATTACGCGGACATGCGGATACAATCGCCGAAAATGCGCCGACCGGCGAAATATACGTTGAAGCCTTTTATCAGAGTTCTGAGAAGAAACATTTCGGACCCAGTGATTTCGAAATCTTGAAGCTTATTGGCAAGGGTACTTTTGGACAGGTCTATCAGGTACGAAAGCGAGATACACAACGAATCTATGCAATGAAGGTGTTGCAAAAGAAGGTCATCGTGCAGAAAAAAGAGGTGGCCCACACTGTTGGTGAACGCAATATTCTCGTGCGGACAGCTACCACGGACTCGCCTTTCATCGTCGGCCTCAAATTCTCCTTTCAAACTCCCTCTGAACTGTACTTGGTTACCGATTATATGTCTGGAGGAGAGCTGTTCTGGCACTTGCAGAAAGAAGGTCGATTTGACGAAAGACGGGCCAAGTTCTACATTGCCGAATTGATTTTAGCTATTCAGCATTTGCATAACAACGATATTGTATATCGTGACCTCAAACCGGAAAATatcctcctcgacgccaacggTCATATCGCCTTGTGCGACTTTGGTCTATCCAAGGCCAACTTGACCAAGAATGACACTACCAATACGTTTTGCGGCACGACAGAGTACCTCGCCCCCGAAGTTCTTTTAGACGAATCTGGTTATACCAAGATGGTAGACTTCTGGTCTCTCGGTGTTTTGGTCTTTGAAATGTGCTGCGGTTGGAGTCCTTTCTATGCAGAAGATACCCAACAGATGTACAAGAACATTGCTTTCGGCAAGGTCCGATTCCCCCGCGATACCCTTTCGCAGGAAGGCCGGAACTTTGTCAAGGGATTGCTTAATAGAAATCCAAAGCACCGACTCGGCGCAACGGATGATGCCGAAGAGCTGAAGCGCCACCCGTTCTTTGCTGACATTGACTGGGATATTCTTGCAAAGAAGCTCATTACGCCCCCCTTTAAGCCGAAGTTGAAGTCGGAGACCGATGTCTCCTATTTCGACCCCGAGTTCACCACCGCCCTTGAACAGAACGGCTCTCTCAACGAACGAGCTGCTGCATTGGCCCGTGGCTACGCCGCTTCAACACCCCTGTCTCCATCTGTCCAAGCGAATTTTCAGGGCTTCACCTTTGTCGATGAGAGTGCTTTGGACGACCACATGAGGGATCGATTCAGAAacgatgatgaggatatgGACGATGCTCAAGCACAccacgatgaagatgattgGGATAATTTGGATGATATTGACCTGCGTAAAGCAAATCGTATGAGTGGCATTGTGAAGACGTCAACCGCAGACGAACACATGGTGGGTGGTGCTCACTTTGACGTGTAA